One part of the Candidatus Aquiluna sp. UB-MaderosW2red genome encodes these proteins:
- a CDS encoding peroxiredoxin → MSAFVGDQAPDFGLINQHGEEVVLSSFRGHKPVVLVFFPFAFSGTCSGELCELRDNISLFERPNVELLAISIDSKFVQSKFAKQEGYQFSVLADFWPHGQVAREYEVFLDKSGHASRATFVIDINGAVLAKFAVPVGEARKLSDYEKALELI, encoded by the coding sequence ATGAGCGCTTTTGTTGGGGACCAAGCTCCTGATTTCGGTCTCATTAATCAGCACGGTGAAGAAGTGGTTCTATCGAGCTTCAGGGGTCACAAGCCCGTGGTTCTAGTGTTTTTCCCCTTCGCATTTAGTGGCACCTGTAGCGGTGAGCTATGCGAGCTGCGCGACAACATCTCATTGTTCGAGCGCCCCAATGTCGAGTTGTTGGCGATTTCGATTGATTCGAAATTTGTCCAATCGAAGTTTGCAAAACAAGAGGGCTATCAATTCAGTGTTTTGGCCGATTTTTGGCCGCACGGTCAGGTGGCTCGTGAGTACGAAGTGTTTCTTGATAAATCTGGGCATGCGTCCCGCGCCACGTTTGTGATCGATATCAACGGGGCTGTCTTGGCCAAATTCGCTGTCCCCGTGGGTGAGGCGAGGAAACTTTCCGACTATGAAAAAGCACTCGAGCTGATTTAG
- a CDS encoding Nif3-like dinuclear metal center hexameric protein gives MTILKDLILHFDQIWPPAQAEDWDRPGLMLGDVQSDVLKVLVSVDCTEKVISEAIEIGADLLVSHHPLYLRGFTSLTEQSFKGRLSAKAIRANLAIFAAHTNADFQTDGVGESLAKAIGLEKLEPLDPLTKHGTIGTLPEPLSLLQLSRLLAKRLPAVAAGIKVSGDPNRVIGRVGLLAGAGDSYLNTALEAGIDVFITSDLRHHPAQDFISQSNVSNGPALIDIAHFSAEWLWVDVAAASLRAKFPAVEFVGSELNTDPWDFAVMQ, from the coding sequence ATGACGATTCTTAAAGATTTAATCCTCCATTTTGATCAAATCTGGCCCCCAGCGCAGGCCGAAGATTGGGATCGTCCGGGACTGATGCTTGGTGATGTGCAGAGTGACGTTCTAAAAGTTCTAGTCAGTGTCGATTGCACCGAAAAGGTGATTTCAGAGGCAATAGAAATCGGTGCCGATTTACTTGTTAGCCATCACCCTCTTTATTTGCGAGGCTTCACCTCACTTACGGAGCAGAGCTTCAAGGGTCGCCTCAGCGCCAAGGCGATAAGAGCAAATCTAGCGATTTTTGCGGCGCACACAAACGCCGATTTTCAAACTGATGGGGTTGGGGAATCACTCGCTAAGGCAATCGGGCTAGAAAAACTAGAGCCATTAGATCCACTCACCAAGCACGGCACAATCGGCACATTGCCTGAGCCATTGAGCTTGCTGCAGCTCTCTCGGTTATTAGCCAAACGCTTACCGGCGGTGGCCGCTGGAATTAAGGTATCTGGCGACCCGAATCGAGTCATCGGCAGAGTTGGACTCCTGGCCGGAGCCGGTGACTCTTACCTAAATACGGCACTAGAGGCAGGGATAGATGTCTTTATCACCAGCGATCTCAGGCATCACCCGGCTCAGGACTTTATTTCGCAATCGAATGTATCAAACGGCCCAGCACTAATAGACATTGCGCACTTCAGCGCCGAGTGGCTCTGGGTCGATGTTGCCGCAGCTAGTCTTCGGGCAAAGTTCCCGGCTGTAGAGTTCGTTGGTAGTGAACTAAATACTGACCCTTGGGATTTCGCGGTGATGCAATGA
- a CDS encoding zinc ribbon domain-containing protein gives MKMTSDQAGELIELQRLKVENRNLESKAKQLSSGIEIDSRREALLAKSGELNLFRSAHEELLRGRDRFEVDRDLVDKRIAKDKQLLTQAFTQKEISGLTHELETLASRQSALEDSELELLEKIESSTTEQQLIEADRDRLDLELEAHKVQAREELGALKAIHTQNLSQIKDLETNLPEELLGLFNLRFARGIAVGKLLRNTCGACNMTITSTALSALHLVPDDEVASCPVCAAILVRA, from the coding sequence ATGAAAATGACTTCCGATCAAGCCGGCGAGCTGATTGAGCTCCAAAGACTAAAAGTAGAGAATCGAAATCTCGAGAGTAAGGCCAAGCAATTGTCTTCGGGGATTGAGATTGACTCGCGCCGAGAGGCCCTGCTAGCAAAAAGCGGTGAATTGAATCTCTTTCGCAGCGCCCATGAGGAGCTCCTGCGGGGTCGTGATCGGTTTGAGGTTGATCGGGATTTGGTCGATAAGCGAATCGCGAAGGATAAGCAGCTACTTACTCAGGCATTCACCCAAAAAGAGATTTCTGGGTTAACCCATGAGCTTGAGACTCTGGCTTCGAGACAATCAGCTCTGGAGGATTCCGAGTTGGAACTTCTCGAAAAAATAGAATCTTCCACTACCGAGCAGCAGCTGATCGAGGCGGATCGAGACCGTCTTGATCTGGAGCTTGAGGCACATAAGGTTCAGGCCCGTGAGGAATTAGGTGCGCTTAAAGCGATTCACACCCAGAACTTGAGCCAAATAAAAGATCTTGAGACCAACCTCCCCGAAGAGCTCTTGGGTCTTTTTAATCTTAGATTTGCTCGTGGGATAGCCGTTGGCAAGCTCTTGAGAAATACTTGCGGGGCCTGCAACATGACAATCACTTCTACTGCTCTGAGCGCCCTTCATCTGGTGCCGGATGACGAGGTGGCAAGCTGCCCGGTCTGCGCGGCAATTTTGGTTCGCGCGTGA
- a CDS encoding histidine phosphatase family protein — MIFAYADGASRGNPGPASYGVAIVDESGSLLASFGESLGEQTNNYAEYQGVIAALRYLIQNHQGANVTIRLDSKLVIEQLSGRWKIKHPQMRELAAEAAKLLRNFKVALEWVPREQNTLADAAANRALDLGDFSSEPAVKLNLSAVQPKSVRAPRQVTEPTTIVVVRHGHTQHTELGLISGSNGEDPTLSELGFSEAKLTAIAIQRLLASFELPELASVHHSTQLRTTQTANAIAEALKLPIAADTRLREIGFGNWEGISMEEVDSKYPAEVASWRGSTSLAPSEGEAVVDLEVRVLSALDELIEKNRGSSVAIVSHMMPARAIAKRALGAATSVHWSLQFNPGSVSIYRFFGQDLAEVFCLNACEHLLVG, encoded by the coding sequence GTGATTTTTGCCTACGCCGATGGAGCGTCAAGGGGCAACCCGGGACCTGCATCCTATGGAGTAGCAATTGTTGATGAATCAGGCTCCTTGCTGGCTAGTTTTGGAGAGTCCCTGGGGGAGCAGACCAATAACTACGCGGAGTACCAAGGTGTTATTGCAGCCTTGAGATACCTGATACAAAACCACCAGGGTGCCAATGTCACGATTCGGCTTGATTCCAAGCTAGTAATAGAGCAACTTTCGGGTCGTTGGAAAATCAAGCATCCTCAGATGCGAGAGCTGGCAGCCGAGGCTGCAAAGCTATTGCGAAACTTCAAAGTTGCCCTGGAGTGGGTACCAAGAGAACAAAACACCCTTGCAGACGCCGCCGCCAACCGGGCCTTGGATCTCGGGGATTTTAGTTCTGAACCGGCCGTCAAACTCAACCTTTCGGCAGTTCAACCAAAGAGCGTGAGGGCCCCAAGGCAAGTCACCGAACCGACCACAATTGTGGTTGTTCGTCATGGCCACACCCAGCACACCGAGTTGGGTCTGATTTCAGGATCAAACGGCGAAGACCCAACCCTCAGCGAGCTTGGGTTTTCAGAGGCGAAGCTGACTGCTATTGCGATACAAAGGCTGCTAGCCAGCTTTGAGCTCCCCGAGCTTGCCAGCGTCCACCACTCCACTCAGCTCAGAACCACCCAGACGGCAAACGCTATTGCCGAGGCTCTCAAGCTCCCAATTGCAGCGGATACTCGCCTGCGTGAGATCGGTTTTGGTAACTGGGAGGGGATTTCTATGGAAGAAGTTGATTCTAAGTATCCCGCCGAGGTTGCTAGCTGGAGGGGCTCCACCAGCTTGGCGCCTAGCGAAGGGGAGGCTGTTGTGGATCTTGAGGTAAGGGTTTTGAGCGCGCTGGATGAGTTAATAGAAAAGAACCGGGGGAGTTCTGTTGCCATTGTGAGCCACATGATGCCGGCTCGAGCGATAGCAAAAAGGGCACTGGGTGCCGCCACCAGTGTTCATTGGAGCCTTCAGTTCAATCCTGGTTCGGTGAGTATTTATAGATTCTTTGGGCAAGATTTAGCAGAAGTGTTTTGCCTAAACGCTTGTGAGCACCTGCTTGTTGGTTAG
- the ppgK gene encoding polyphosphate--glucose phosphotransferase, whose product MRNHSIGIDIGGTGIKAALVDTRSGVLLSERIRVETPEGAEPGDISLAVAELIDNFKDLKDQSAVGICFPAVVQHGFTRSAANVSADWIGLDAEGLFADALKRRVHILNDADAAGFAEIKFGAGRGSKGLTIMTTLGTGIGTALFYDSRLIPNSELGHIEIDGVDYETMASFAAMEKDGLSFQEWATRLNRYYQELEKLLSPDLFIVGGGISKKHELFLPLLDLKTKIIPAETRNSAGIIGAASLAAEIFRG is encoded by the coding sequence ATGAGAAACCATTCGATTGGAATTGACATTGGCGGCACTGGAATAAAAGCCGCACTGGTGGACACTCGAAGCGGCGTTCTACTGAGTGAACGAATTCGAGTTGAGACGCCCGAGGGTGCAGAGCCTGGTGACATATCTCTCGCTGTTGCCGAGCTAATTGATAATTTCAAAGACCTGAAAGACCAATCGGCTGTTGGAATCTGTTTTCCGGCAGTGGTGCAGCACGGCTTTACGCGTTCGGCTGCAAATGTCTCTGCTGATTGGATTGGGTTGGATGCAGAGGGCCTCTTCGCGGATGCCCTAAAGCGAAGAGTGCACATTTTGAACGACGCGGATGCCGCCGGATTTGCAGAGATTAAATTTGGAGCCGGAAGAGGCTCCAAGGGTCTGACCATAATGACGACTCTAGGTACTGGTATCGGAACAGCTCTTTTTTATGATTCCAGATTGATTCCCAACTCCGAGCTCGGGCACATTGAGATTGATGGGGTCGACTACGAAACCATGGCATCCTTCGCCGCAATGGAGAAAGATGGTTTGAGCTTTCAGGAATGGGCTACAAGGCTCAATCGGTACTACCAAGAGCTCGAGAAGCTATTGAGCCCCGACCTTTTTATAGTTGGTGGGGGCATTTCGAAAAAGCACGAATTATTTCTACCGCTGTTGGATCTGAAGACCAAGATAATTCCAGCCGAAACCAGGAACTCCGCGGGGATCATTGGAGCCGCTTCCCTCGCCGCTGAAATATTTAGAGGATGA
- the map gene encoding type I methionyl aminopeptidase, translated as MPKTASGVLIPGKLSPLRAVPKSITRPEYVGNLAPSPHVGGDRYSDSEILRIRKSSKIAAQALEMVLGFVKPGVSTDELDRIGHDFIVGQGGYPSTLGYRGFPKSLCSSVNEVICHGIPDDTVLEDGDLVNIDISAYFDGMHGDTNGTVVVGSGSQEVIDLVKRTEEATMRGIKAALPGREVNIIGRAIESYAKRFGYGVVQEFTGHGVGSSFHTGLIIPHYDAPEFSTKIELGMVFTVEPMLTLGTREWDMWEDDWTVTTKDKKYTAQFEHTILITQDGPEILTVP; from the coding sequence ATGCCAAAGACAGCCAGCGGGGTACTAATCCCCGGCAAATTGTCCCCATTAAGGGCCGTTCCCAAGAGTATCACCAGGCCCGAGTATGTTGGGAATCTAGCGCCTAGCCCACACGTCGGAGGAGATAGATACTCAGATTCTGAGATTTTGCGAATTCGAAAATCTTCAAAGATCGCGGCGCAAGCTCTAGAGATGGTTTTGGGCTTTGTGAAGCCGGGGGTTTCAACCGATGAACTCGATCGAATTGGGCACGATTTTATAGTGGGCCAGGGCGGCTACCCTTCAACCCTTGGCTATCGTGGCTTCCCCAAATCTCTTTGCTCCTCCGTGAATGAGGTTATTTGCCACGGAATCCCCGATGACACCGTTTTAGAGGACGGCGATTTAGTGAACATAGATATCTCTGCTTATTTTGACGGAATGCATGGCGACACTAACGGCACAGTTGTAGTTGGGAGCGGCTCCCAAGAAGTGATTGACCTTGTTAAGCGGACCGAGGAAGCCACAATGCGTGGCATAAAAGCGGCGCTTCCGGGTCGCGAGGTGAACATTATTGGTCGAGCAATTGAGTCCTACGCGAAGAGATTTGGATACGGGGTGGTTCAGGAGTTCACCGGTCACGGCGTCGGCTCTAGCTTCCACACCGGACTAATAATTCCGCATTACGATGCCCCTGAATTCTCGACGAAAATTGAGCTGGGAATGGTATTCACTGTTGAGCCAATGCTCACTCTCGGCACCAGAGAGTGGGACATGTGGGAAGACGATTGGACAGTGACGACTAAGGATAAAAAATACACCGCCCAATTCGAACACACCATATTGATTACTCAGGATGGCCCCGAAATTCTTACGGTTCCCTAG
- the panB gene encoding 3-methyl-2-oxobutanoate hydroxymethyltransferase has protein sequence MKIRTGTLRGLKEKGQRFSCLTSYDALTAKIFDSAGIEVLLVGDSASNTILGYQGTVPITLEEMIPFGRAVASASKSALVVFDLPFGSYEFSAEQAFKTATAAMKQTGAAAVKLEGDKIEQIGVLVNAGIPVMGHVGFTPQSVHALSGFKVQGRGERADELLKQCLEIEAAGAFAIVLEMVPAELATRISKLLKVPTIGIGAGGGTDGQILVWTDFAGLSEKIPSFAKPYLDLQGMLQKAAQDYRQDVRDGSFPSQEQSFS, from the coding sequence ATGAAGATTAGAACCGGAACGCTTCGTGGACTAAAAGAAAAAGGCCAGCGCTTTTCTTGTCTTACTAGCTACGACGCGCTGACGGCCAAAATCTTCGACTCGGCGGGTATTGAAGTGCTTCTTGTCGGTGACTCGGCGAGTAATACCATTCTGGGCTACCAGGGCACAGTTCCAATCACACTCGAAGAGATGATCCCATTCGGCAGAGCTGTAGCCAGCGCCTCAAAAAGCGCACTGGTGGTCTTTGATCTGCCCTTTGGAAGCTATGAATTCAGCGCGGAACAAGCTTTCAAGACGGCCACCGCGGCCATGAAGCAAACCGGAGCCGCTGCAGTAAAGCTAGAAGGAGACAAGATTGAGCAAATCGGAGTCCTAGTCAATGCGGGAATACCCGTGATGGGGCATGTCGGATTCACTCCGCAATCGGTCCACGCACTCAGTGGTTTCAAGGTTCAAGGCAGAGGTGAGAGGGCCGATGAATTGCTTAAGCAGTGTCTCGAAATAGAAGCCGCGGGGGCATTTGCAATAGTTCTAGAGATGGTGCCGGCCGAGTTGGCAACAAGAATATCAAAGCTATTGAAGGTTCCAACTATAGGAATCGGGGCAGGGGGCGGGACTGATGGCCAAATACTAGTTTGGACTGATTTTGCCGGACTGAGCGAAAAGATCCCCTCATTTGCCAAGCCGTATTTGGACCTGCAGGGAATGCTTCAAAAGGCGGCTCAGGATTATCGGCAAGATGTTAGAGACGGCAGTTTTCCTAGCCAAGAACAGAGCTTCAGCTAG
- a CDS encoding NAD+ synthase: protein MLVLNLKVAFGQTNPVVGALNHNLDHIKKMIAEAHLAKVDLLIFGELALCGYPLGDLSYRRDVIARTELALQALIAITAGDEYMGPVVVLGHVSRATILAPKIQRSLATAHNTASVFGQGKLIGTYHKHLLPNYDVFDDWRNFVPGQQELVFTLKGHKVAVMICEDIWGDSDRSEGLKASGVELVVVPNGSPYSRTKRIERRDAAIRFASGMDLAYANLAGGQDELVFDGDSFYISDSSEIFRADSSPGLYLVSESRPAPLEPKDLPKLYEILVTGLRDYLSKTNQVSCVLGVSGGIDSALCAAIAVDAVGSENVVGVALPSRYSSEHSIADAKKLCQNLGIEYREIPIEPAHAAFEAMLELSDLAAENIQARIRAVLLMGISNTQGQLLLSTGNKSEIAVGYSTMYGDAAGGFAPIKDVYKTDVWQLAEYLNSTRDHEVIPQNSITKPPSAELKPDQFDSDSLPDYKELDQILELLIEQANSAGAVIAQGFKSETVHKIDAMVRSAEWKRSQGAIGTKTTKVAFGLGRKVPITTRFEDL, encoded by the coding sequence GTGCTTGTGTTGAATTTAAAAGTAGCTTTTGGGCAGACCAACCCTGTGGTTGGCGCCCTGAATCATAACCTCGATCATATTAAAAAAATGATCGCTGAAGCCCATCTTGCCAAGGTCGATTTACTAATCTTTGGAGAGTTAGCCCTTTGCGGTTACCCACTTGGCGACCTTAGCTACCGTCGTGACGTGATAGCGCGAACCGAACTAGCTCTGCAGGCTCTAATCGCAATAACTGCTGGTGATGAATATATGGGCCCGGTAGTTGTTCTTGGTCACGTATCTCGTGCCACGATTTTGGCTCCAAAAATCCAGAGGAGCTTAGCCACCGCTCACAATACAGCGAGCGTATTTGGCCAAGGGAAACTAATCGGCACCTACCATAAGCACTTACTACCAAACTATGACGTGTTTGATGATTGGCGGAATTTTGTTCCGGGGCAGCAGGAGCTGGTCTTCACCCTTAAGGGTCACAAAGTGGCAGTGATGATCTGCGAGGATATTTGGGGCGATAGCGATAGGAGCGAAGGGCTCAAAGCCAGTGGAGTTGAACTAGTGGTGGTGCCCAACGGATCTCCATACTCGAGAACCAAAAGGATCGAGCGTCGAGACGCCGCAATTCGATTCGCCTCGGGAATGGATCTCGCGTATGCAAACCTGGCCGGGGGGCAAGATGAGCTGGTTTTCGATGGCGACAGCTTTTATATCTCAGACTCCAGTGAGATCTTCCGAGCAGATAGTAGCCCCGGGTTGTATCTGGTTTCTGAGAGTCGGCCTGCCCCGCTAGAGCCCAAGGATTTGCCAAAACTCTACGAGATTCTCGTTACCGGACTTAGAGACTATCTCTCCAAAACCAACCAGGTCAGCTGCGTACTCGGGGTTTCCGGAGGCATCGACTCCGCACTATGCGCTGCGATAGCCGTTGACGCAGTGGGAAGCGAAAACGTCGTGGGTGTAGCCCTTCCCTCTCGTTACAGCTCGGAGCACTCGATAGCTGATGCCAAAAAACTCTGCCAAAATCTCGGAATTGAGTATCGCGAAATACCGATCGAACCGGCCCATGCGGCATTTGAAGCCATGCTGGAGCTGAGCGATCTAGCCGCAGAAAACATTCAGGCCAGAATCAGGGCGGTCCTGTTGATGGGAATCTCAAACACTCAAGGGCAGCTGCTTTTATCAACGGGAAATAAGTCAGAAATAGCCGTTGGATATTCCACCATGTATGGAGATGCAGCCGGCGGCTTTGCGCCCATCAAGGATGTTTATAAGACTGACGTGTGGCAGCTAGCAGAGTATTTGAATTCGACTAGAGATCACGAAGTGATTCCTCAAAACTCCATCACTAAGCCGCCTTCAGCTGAACTCAAGCCCGATCAATTTGATTCAGACTCCCTTCCCGATTACAAGGAACTCGACCAAATACTCGAGCTGCTGATTGAGCAGGCAAATAGTGCAGGTGCAGTAATCGCCCAGGGTTTCAAATCGGAAACCGTGCATAAAATCGATGCGATGGTCAGGAGTGCCGAATGGAAACGCTCCCAAGGGGCCATCGGGACAAAGACCACGAAGGTTGCGTTTGGTCTTGGTCGCAAAGTGCCAATTACAACTAGATTTGAGGATCTATGA
- a CDS encoding glutamine synthetase family protein produces the protein MDKQQEFVLRTIEERGVKFIRLWFTDVAGTLKSVAVAPAEIEGAFNEGIGFDGSAIEGLARTSEADMLLIPDPATFQILPWRGTVDPAARMFCDIATPDYKPALADPRNVLRRSLDKAAKMGFSFYVHPEIEFYLLRSSEVGQDGLPVPVDNAGYFDNVPGGTAHDFRRRAVTMLEQLGISVEFSHHEGGPGQNEIDLRYADALSMADNIMTFRTVIKEVAIEQGVYATFMPKPFTDQPGSGMHTHFSLFEGDKNAFFDPSASYHLSNTARQFMAGVLRHAPEITLVTNQFVNSYKRLWGGGEAPSYVSWGHNNRSALVRVPLHKPGKPQSTRIEYRAMDAAANPYLAYALLLGAGLKGIEEGYELPLESEDDVWLLSDMERRAMGIVSLPQSLAHAIRKLEESELAAEILGESVFNYVLANKRQEWAAYGAQVTPFEIAQNLRTL, from the coding sequence ATGGACAAGCAACAAGAGTTTGTACTTCGCACCATCGAAGAGCGTGGAGTGAAGTTTATTCGGCTTTGGTTCACCGATGTTGCTGGAACTCTAAAATCTGTCGCCGTCGCCCCTGCGGAAATAGAAGGGGCCTTCAACGAGGGCATCGGTTTTGATGGAAGTGCTATTGAAGGCCTAGCTAGAACATCAGAAGCAGACATGTTGCTGATTCCGGATCCTGCAACCTTTCAGATATTGCCCTGGCGAGGGACAGTGGACCCTGCGGCCCGAATGTTTTGTGACATCGCTACGCCTGACTATAAGCCTGCTCTCGCGGACCCTAGAAATGTTCTGCGCCGCTCTTTGGACAAAGCCGCAAAGATGGGCTTCAGCTTTTATGTTCACCCCGAAATTGAGTTTTACCTGCTGAGATCCTCAGAAGTGGGACAAGACGGACTGCCCGTTCCAGTTGATAATGCTGGCTATTTTGACAACGTCCCAGGAGGCACAGCCCACGACTTTAGGCGTCGAGCAGTCACTATGCTGGAGCAGCTTGGGATATCCGTGGAGTTTTCCCATCATGAGGGCGGTCCCGGTCAGAATGAAATTGATTTGCGCTACGCCGACGCATTATCGATGGCGGACAACATCATGACCTTCCGAACGGTAATCAAGGAGGTTGCTATCGAGCAGGGGGTTTACGCAACGTTTATGCCAAAACCCTTCACCGATCAACCAGGTAGTGGCATGCACACACACTTCTCGCTTTTTGAGGGTGATAAAAATGCTTTTTTTGACCCGAGTGCGAGCTACCATCTTTCAAATACCGCAAGACAATTTATGGCCGGCGTCCTCAGGCACGCACCCGAAATTACCCTCGTTACCAATCAGTTCGTAAATTCCTATAAACGTCTCTGGGGTGGAGGCGAGGCTCCGAGTTATGTGAGCTGGGGCCACAACAATCGAAGCGCCCTAGTTAGAGTTCCCCTTCACAAACCTGGGAAACCCCAAAGCACTCGAATTGAGTATCGAGCAATGGACGCGGCAGCGAACCCCTATCTTGCATATGCACTGCTTCTAGGAGCCGGGCTGAAGGGGATAGAAGAGGGGTATGAACTTCCCTTGGAGAGCGAAGATGATGTCTGGCTACTAAGCGATATGGAACGCCGCGCGATGGGAATTGTCTCACTTCCCCAATCGCTGGCTCACGCAATTAGAAAGCTAGAGGAGTCCGAACTGGCCGCCGAGATCTTGGGGGAGTCGGTGTTTAATTACGTATTGGCAAATAAGCGCCAGGAGTGGGCCGCCTATGGCGCCCAAGTTACTCCCTTTGAAATAGCGCAAAACCTCCGCACTCTATAG